A genome region from Macrobrachium rosenbergii isolate ZJJX-2024 chromosome 42, ASM4041242v1, whole genome shotgun sequence includes the following:
- the LOC136827951 gene encoding uncharacterized protein isoform X3: MDDCRSNTGRKAFHESVCNSGNEIEELDLKPDILYVDGQFVDPRRQLNSKKSILSSEKVGEVLTNYSKKTKSLKNEKGTQTVLPHDYIRSLEQECSNLRSELTYFQGKYVFKNIKLEKLVGADDKIKYLTGLETYKMLEVLNNTIECYQSQMFKLTGFQQLLMTLMKMRLGLTFPFLSILFDVEVTAVVQLFIHTVDLLFNKVVPLLMTWPDNDDMRRVLPEEFTDCANCLYIVDCFEIVVIGTSDAWVEDGDGDCLNNYDSDRALCIRRYFMAIAPQGSIIFISKGRNKDVKYRTIITESGFLANVAAGDTVVTERELNIDDEIDVRGALVKMSSNVKSKGMSEIDEDGSRGLVRIKWIAHSLKQRFQILDGEIPLNWVKSIDRGCYTALDKIVHVSCALFNMTNKIWTFDKFLGSGKADVYEMLECTN; encoded by the coding sequence ATGGATGATTGCAGAAGTAATACAGGAAGAAAGGCATTCCATGAGTCTGTGTGTAACAGCGGTAATGAAATTGAAGAACTTGATCTCAAGCCAGATATTTTATATGTTGATGGGCAATTTGTGGATCCAAGGAGACAGCTTAATTCTAAGAAAAGTATCTTATCATCAGAGAAAGTTGGAGAAGTACTTACAAACTATTCTAAGAAAACTAaatcactgaaaaatgaaaagggtaCACAAACTGTCTTGCCACATGATTATATCAGAAGTTTGGAACAAGAGTGTAGTAATTTGAGAAGTGAATTGACATATTTCCagggaaaatatgttttcaagaatataaaattgGAGAAACTTGTTGGTGCAGATGATAAGATTAAGTATTTAACAGGCCTGGAAACATACAAGATGCTGGAAGTTCTCAATAACACTATTGAATGTTATCAAAGCCAGATGTTTAAACTGACTGGTTTTCAACAGCTTCTCATGACTTTAATGAAAATGAGACTTGGCTTGACATTTCCTTTCCTCTCAATTTTATTTGATGTGGAAGTAACTGCAGTGGTACAGCTCTTTATTCACACAGTTGATCTGTTGTTTAACAAAGTTGTTCCACTTCTGATGACTTGGCCTGACAATGATGATATGAGGAGAGTTTTGCCTGAAGAGTTCACTGATTGTGCAAATTGCTTATATATTgtggattgttttgaaattgtggtCATAGGAACATCTGATGCTTGGGTTGAGGATGGGGATGGTGACTGTTTGAACAATTATGATTCAGATAGGGCCCTGTGTATTAGGCGATATTTTATGGCCATAGCTCCTCAAGGATCAATTATATTCATttccaaaggaagaaataaagatgtCAAGTACAGAACTATTATTACTGAAAGTGGATTCCTTGCCAATGTAGCAGCAGGTGACACAGTTGTTACAGAAAGGGAACTAAACATAGATGATGAAATTGATGTCAGAGGAGCATTGGTCAAGATGTCCAGTAATGTGAAATCCAAGGGTATGAGTGAAATCGATGAAGATGGTTCTCGTGGGTTGGTACGCATTAAGTGGATTGCCCATTCTTTGAAGCAGAGATTTCAAATTCTTGATGGTGAAATTCCCTTGAATTGGGTGAAAAGTATCGACAGGGGGTGTTATACAGCTTTAGACAAAATTGTTCATGTTTCATGTGCTCTTTTTAATATGACAAACAAGATATGGACTTTCGACAAGTTTCTTGGATCTGGTAAAGCAGATGTGTACGAAATGCTTGAATgtacaaattaa